A window of Halovivax gelatinilyticus genomic DNA:
TCGCCCGAACCGACGAATCCTACACCGGCCGGTACCTCCGCGACCTGCTCCCCGACGTCGACCTCGACGGGCCGCGCGGCGAGCGCGTCGAGCCGGTCACCGCGCCGGCGACGGACGACTGACCATCGCAATCGGCCCGATACCACGTGGAATCGATTCGACACCGATTGACGAGCGATCCGAGGTCGATAGACGAGCGACCGGGACCGGTGGACGAACGATACGGGATCGACAGCTAGCGGCCCGCCGACGGAGGAGATTCTGCGTGACAGACGGGCGAGACGGGGCTGACCGGTCGGCAGTGTTTCATCGTTCTCATCGCGAGTCGGCCGTATTCGATAACCCGTTCCAATGGTTATTTGAAGGTGAGCCGCGTACGGTATCGAGCGAACGAATCCCGTCGCGCCTGGAATCCATCCCCATGTCCGATCACCACCTTCCGACGACGCCCTGGACCCGACAGTCGTGGGCGTTCGCCCGCCGAAACATCCAGCAGACGCTACGAAATCCCGTACTCGTCTTCCTGCTGGTCGGCTGGCCGATTCTCTGGTACGTCCTGACCGTCTCGCTATTCGTCGACGACGCGAACGGGCCGGTGAAGGCGGCGATGGGGATGACGTTCGGTCTCTTCGGCGCGTTCACGGTAACCGTCACCATCTTCGCCGGCGAATTCGCGCGCGATCTCGACGGCGATCGATACCTCAAGTTGCGCGCGATGGCCGTCTCGCCCACCGCCGATCTCGCCGGTCGCTTCGGCTCGGGAATCGTCCTCGGGGTGGCTTCCTACGTCGTGACGGTCGCCGCCGCACTGATCCACGGAGCGACGTTCGTCGACCTCGACGCGCGGGCGATCGCGATCGTCGCGTTCACGCTGTTGGTGTTCTGTCTGATCGCGATGACGCTCGCGCTGTTGCTCGCCATCGCCATCCCGAAACCCGAGTACATGACGACGATCTCCGTCGTCCTCGTTCTGTTGGCCTTCTACGTGACCGGCCAGAACGGCGTCGTTCCCCACATGATCGCCGGCGATCGGCCCTCGTGAACGTCCTGCCGAACTCGCTGGCGACGCGCGTCCAGATCACCGCCTGGATCGGCGCCGCCGACGCCGACTTCATGACGCCGCCCGACGCGCCCGACTCGCTCGCTCACGTCGGCGTCCTCGTCGGCTACGCGGTCGTCTTTCTCGCGATATCGGTTCTGGTCGTCAAGCGAGTCGCCTACACACCCGAGTGATCATGCAATCCAGTTCACCCGAAGCCGACGTACCGACCGCCGCCGAGACCGTCCTCGAAACGCGAGGGGTGACGAAAGGGTTCGACGGCGACGCGGTCCTTCGCGGCGTCGATCTATCGGTCTCGTCCGGGGAGATCGTCGTCCTGATGGGAGCGAACGGGGCCGGGAAATCGCTCCTGCTGTCCTGTCTGGCCGGAAGCGCCACCCCGGACGACGGGACGATCCGCCTCTTCGGTTCGCTGACGCCCGCGGAGGCGAGACCACGGGTGAGCACGATGATACAGGGCCGAACGGTCGACCCCGACCTCACCGGCCGCGAGAACGTCGCGTTCTATCGCGATCTATATCCCGTCGAGTTCGGCGATTGGGAGACGCTGGCCGAGCGACTCGAGCTCGAATCGGCGCTCGATCGGCCGGTCGGCACTTACTCGGGCGGAATGAAACAAAAACTCGAACTGCTCATCACGCTCAGTGCGGACGCCGACCTCTACGTCCTCGACGAACCCACCTCGGAACTCGACCTCGGCACCCAGCAAACGGTGTACGAGGCGCTCAGAGCGCGACGATCGGACGGCAGTACGGTGATACTCGCGAGTCACGCGCCGCTCGACGCCGAGATCGCCGACCGAATCGCCATGCTCGCAGAAGGGCAAGTCGTCGCCACGGGAGCCATCGACGACCTCCGGGCAGCGCTCCCGACGGTGGTTCGTACCGACGACCCGACGGCACACACGCGACACCTGCTCGGCGGGCGCGCCTTTACGGACGGCGAAGAGATCCGGGGCTTTCTCGATCCGTCGATCGACGGAACCGAGGTGGACGGGGCGCTCGAAGCCGACCGTCCGACGAACACCGACGTGTTCAACTACTACTCCCATCTCGCCTCCGAATCTGGGGAGTGAGAGCCGGTTGAAACCAATCGACGCTCGAGTACACGGTTACAATCGAATCCAACACGACCCCGATTTGAAACGAACGACGGTAGGCGAGACAACGTGTCACTCGGAATAGTTCCCCTCAGCGAACCCACACCCGGTCGCCACTTACGCCGGAACGGCCTCGCCCCTCGGTTCGAAGGCGACGTTGTCGTCTTCACGATAGGTGATCGTCACCGCCGTCCCGCCGCCGTACGGTTCGTCGAACGACAACGAGCCGCCGGTGGAGTGGACGATCCAGTTGACCAGCCAGAGGCCGAGGCCCGAGCTGTGTGCGAGCGGGGTCTCTTCGCCGTCGAGAACGGCCTGTCGATCGGATTCGGGAATACCTGGTCCGTCGTCGGTGACGGTAAACTCGACCCGGGAGTGCTCGTCTACGGCCGTGGAACTGACGGCCACTTCGACGGTCGGTTCGGGATCGGTGGCGTGTTCGATCGCGTTGTCGACCAGTTCGTCGAGCGCGTCGGTTACGCGCGAGTCGACGTCGGGTAAGCCGGATTCCTGAACGTGCGAGCGAATCGACGCGTCGGGATAGGCCGCGGTCGCTCGATCGACGACCGATCTGACCGCCTCCGACGGGGCGACCGCGTACACCTCGCCGTGGCGGTCGATCGTCCGCTCGACGCCGCGCGCTTTGTCCGCGGTCGCGAGGAGGTCGTCGATCTCCTCGCGTATCGGTTCGACGTGGCTCGCTTCGAGCGACGGGGCCTGGTCGGCCAGCAGGTTCGCGTGGCCCTGGATGACCGTAAACGTGTTACGCAGGTTGTGTCTGAGGACGCGATTTAGCACCTGAATGCGTTGCTCGCGCTGGCGCTGGACCGAAACGTCCCTGACGACGAGGACGTTTCCGGACCCGACGGTTGAAGACGTGACCTCCTTGGGAAACGTCGTTCCGTCGGCTCTGCGTCCGGTGAGCCGGCCGCGCCAGAACGAGTGTTCCGAGAGCGCCGGAATGATTTCGCGCTCGATCGTTCCGAGCGCGTCGTTCGTGTAGAGCTGGTGCCAGGGCTCACCCTCCAGCTGAACCGGGTCGTGAAAGCCGTAGAGTTCGGCGTAGGCGTCGTTGACGTAGACGTGATCGCCATCTTCGATGATGGCGACGCCATCCATCGAGCTATCTATCGCGCGCGATAGGCGCACCGTCTGGCGGTGTTTCGCTACCAGCGAGGTGTAATTGTGTCCGATCACGGCGCCGACCCCGCCGCCGATACTCCAGCCGAGCAATCCCATCTGGAGCGGGGCCGCCGCCTGGGGCATGCGCATCTCGGCGAGTAACACGGCCCAGCCTGCAATCAGCGCCCCGATCGCGGCGCCGACGAGGGCCCCAGCGGCGACGAGCGTCGACCGGCGCGGCGAGCTGTCAGCCAACCGACCGCGAACGCCGTCCCAGACGAGCGCGACGCCGACGACCAGCATGAACAACACCTCCAGGAGGAGTTGCGAGAGGTCACCGCCGCGCCCGAGTGCGTAGCTCACCGCGACCGCGAGAAAGAGCACGCCGACTAGCGCCACCGCGTTCTGTCGGACGATCGAAGGGAGACGTCGGCCAGCGACGGACATCGTAGTGGACGAGACGGAATTTCGAGCCAGCCCGTATAACTGATGTGGCCGGTTATCACCCCTGGCGTGGCGCCCACCTTCGTACGTGAACACGTCGCCTGGCGTCGGTCTGCCCGCCCCAAGGATCATTGTGCCGTCCGACGGAGTATCGACCATGACGACCGTCTACCTCGCCACGGAGGATCGCGTCCTGCGCGTCGACGACTCAGGAAGATCGAACGCGGACGATACTGGATCGGGCCGAGCTCAGGTCGTCTCGACATCCCTCGAAGCCGGCCGGCTACAGTGTCTCGCGTACGCGGACGGAACGGTATACGTCGGCACGTTCGACGACGGCTGTCTCCGGGCGACCGACGCGGCGGGGACGTCGTTCGAAGACTCGGCGTTCGATCGACTCGACGTCGGCGGGGGCGATCCGGTGACGGCCCTGTCGGTCTCGCCCCACGATTCGTCGACGATCTATGCCGGGACGGAACCGAGCCGACTCTACCGGTCGACCGACGGCGGCGACACCTGGACCCACCTCGACGGGATCACCAACCTGCCATCCGAACCGGAGTGGTTCTTCCCGCCGCGGCCAGAGACACACCACGTCCGGTGGATCTGCGTCGACCCGTTCGACCCGGATCGGCTCTACGTCGGCATCGAAGCCGGCGCGTTCGTCCTGAGTACCGACGGCGGCGACACCTGGCGCGGGCGCC
This region includes:
- a CDS encoding ABC transporter permease translates to MSDHHLPTTPWTRQSWAFARRNIQQTLRNPVLVFLLVGWPILWYVLTVSLFVDDANGPVKAAMGMTFGLFGAFTVTVTIFAGEFARDLDGDRYLKLRAMAVSPTADLAGRFGSGIVLGVASYVVTVAAALIHGATFVDLDARAIAIVAFTLLVFCLIAMTLALLLAIAIPKPEYMTTISVVLVLLAFYVTGQNGVVPHMIAGDRPS
- a CDS encoding ABC transporter ATP-binding protein, with the translated sequence MQSSSPEADVPTAAETVLETRGVTKGFDGDAVLRGVDLSVSSGEIVVLMGANGAGKSLLLSCLAGSATPDDGTIRLFGSLTPAEARPRVSTMIQGRTVDPDLTGRENVAFYRDLYPVEFGDWETLAERLELESALDRPVGTYSGGMKQKLELLITLSADADLYVLDEPTSELDLGTQQTVYEALRARRSDGSTVILASHAPLDAEIADRIAMLAEGQVVATGAIDDLRAALPTVVRTDDPTAHTRHLLGGRAFTDGEEIRGFLDPSIDGTEVDGALEADRPTNTDVFNYYSHLASESGE
- a CDS encoding sensor histidine kinase, which gives rise to MSVAGRRLPSIVRQNAVALVGVLFLAVAVSYALGRGGDLSQLLLEVLFMLVVGVALVWDGVRGRLADSSPRRSTLVAAGALVGAAIGALIAGWAVLLAEMRMPQAAAPLQMGLLGWSIGGGVGAVIGHNYTSLVAKHRQTVRLSRAIDSSMDGVAIIEDGDHVYVNDAYAELYGFHDPVQLEGEPWHQLYTNDALGTIEREIIPALSEHSFWRGRLTGRRADGTTFPKEVTSSTVGSGNVLVVRDVSVQRQREQRIQVLNRVLRHNLRNTFTVIQGHANLLADQAPSLEASHVEPIREEIDDLLATADKARGVERTIDRHGEVYAVAPSEAVRSVVDRATAAYPDASIRSHVQESGLPDVDSRVTDALDELVDNAIEHATDPEPTVEVAVSSTAVDEHSRVEFTVTDDGPGIPESDRQAVLDGEETPLAHSSGLGLWLVNWIVHSTGGSLSFDEPYGGGTAVTITYREDDNVAFEPRGEAVPA
- a CDS encoding WD40/YVTN/BNR-like repeat-containing protein; this encodes MTTVYLATEDRVLRVDDSGRSNADDTGSGRAQVVSTSLEAGRLQCLAYADGTVYVGTFDDGCLRATDAAGTSFEDSAFDRLDVGGGDPVTALSVSPHDSSTIYAGTEPSRLYRSTDGGDTWTHLDGITNLPSEPEWFFPPRPETHHVRWICVDPFDPDRLYVGIEAGAFVLSTDGGDTWRGRPEGSRRDNHSLETHADREGLVYAAAGDGFARSIDGGETWHHPQVGLDHRYCWSIVADPSDPGRVLVSSASGASSAHRPPSADAHVYRLDGESAWERLDDRGLPTGDGVVRSVFATGRTAGVVYGANNRGLYRSDDFGDSWERLAIEWDDALERQVPRGMVVAET